A part of Antechinus flavipes isolate AdamAnt ecotype Samford, QLD, Australia chromosome 6, AdamAnt_v2, whole genome shotgun sequence genomic DNA contains:
- the LOC127539962 gene encoding uncharacterized protein LOC127539962: MRKGLNELQNGRKAEELAPGTGPPAPPCPLPLGPRGPDHPEPLLSEPEQGVFPWDLPEGRGEFRDPWNLGSCENSLSQSNLLVMLWVIKKIICKLGVSGGLQPGSEGQSGEGGFWASRIPDFPGRDPKAAAPLPLRASLGMANAASGRHARGNGQEKGLDRPARAPVPDRASLPLGRTWIQPGTCALCSEWLKINRLYWLRSVSLPPLRWTLPWGRRKSAQYRPWLEMGDPSVRPGGSACAVGAASPGPTPGLRSLCSCGSMFPLLLCFSDPACSVPCQLRNSPPVFSASALPSTNNIPFPSFAAVSSGSLNSQVHLLGVGRGLSNHPGQPPHLMDEEPGETRWSLGSLRAESPPQAAPFPSRNPESEISVWPEKNNWETPAWIGKK; the protein is encoded by the coding sequence ATGAGAAAAGGGCTTAATGAACTTCAAAATGGCAGAAAAGCTGAAGAGTTGGCCCCAGGGACTGGTCCCCCTGCCCCTCCCTGTCCGCTTCCTCTTGGTCCCCGAGGTCCGGACCATCCAGAGCCCCTTCTCAGCGAGCCAGAACAAGGAGTCTTCCCATGGGACCTCCCCGAGGGACGGGGGGAATTTCGGGATCCTTGGAACTTGGGATCTTGTGAGAACTCCCTCTCTCAGTCCAATCTCCTTGTGATGTTATGGGTTATTAAGAAGATTATTTGCAAACTGGGGGTGAGCGGGGGCCTCCAGCCTGGCAGCGAGGGCCAAAGCGGGGAAGGAGGGTTCTGGGCTTCCAGGATCCCCGACTTCCCTGGGAGAGACCCCAAGGCTGCGGCTCCGCTTCCTCTAAGGGCCTCCCTTGGGATGGCAAATGCTGCGTCTGGCCGCCACGCCAGAGGAAATGGCCAAGAAAAGGGCCTGGACCGTCCTGCTCGAGCTCCCGTCCCAGACAGAGCATCGCTCCCCCTTGGGCGCACCTGGATCCAACCAGGGACTTGCGCTCTCTGTTCTGAATGGTTAAAAATAAACAGGCTTTATTGGCTCCGGAGCgtctccctcccacccctcaGATGGACCCTTCCTTGGGGGCGGAGGAAAAGCGCCCAATACAGACCCTGGCTGGAGATGGGGGACCCCTCTGTCCGCCCTGGGGGCTCCGCCTGCGCGGTGGGCGCCGCTTCTCCGGGACCCACCCCAGGCCTCCGGTCCCTCTGCTCCTGCGGCTCCAtgtttccccttcttctctgCTTCTCTGACCCTGCTTGCTCCGTTCCGTGTCAGCTCAGAAATTCTCCCCCCGTTTTTTCTGCATCCGCCCTCCCTTCCACAAATAACATCCCCTTCCCCTCGTTTGCCGCGGTATCTTCTGGCTCTTTGAACTCTCAGGTTCATTTACTTGGGGTTGGACGAGGTCTGAGCAATCATCCAGGCCAACCCCCTCATCTCATGGATGAGGAACCTGGAGAGACCAGATGGTCACTGGGAAGCCTCAGGGCCGAGAGCCCGCCTCAGGCCGCTCCTTTTCCTTCTAGAAATCCTGAAAGCGAGATTTCTGTCTGGCCCGAGAAGAATAATTGGGAGACGCCGGCCTggataggaaagaaataa